A single region of the Plasmodium chabaudi chabaudi strain AS genome assembly, chromosome: 3 genome encodes:
- a CDS encoding DNA-directed RNA polymerase II subunit RPB2, putative: protein MHVKIENPYPRPDFMKPDPGIEDLSDKDDDDQINEEDSWVVIGSFFGSHGLVNQQIESYNDFIEYRMQEIIDEHPHIEIKPQPQYRPDKDENTNIIYSLKFGQLSLDRPFFDEKNLVNKNLWPQEARLRNLTYSSAIYIDIEQSTYMIDETTKKQILKEKFVYERINLGRIPLMLKSMFCWTKGLPENDISDMGECSLDQGGYFIVNGGEKVLVAQERMANNFIYVFKKKHSSKFGWIAEIRSQMEKSQATSGFSVKMKTKSGSRSGGSGRSSGGLLVATLPYIRTEISVGILFRALGCTSDRDILQRIVYDFNDKMMINIMRETLEECIDYPTQDICLDYIGKRGPTVGASRDKRILYAKELLRKEVLPHMGTGAGVESKKSYFIGYMINRLLLAELGRIKEDDRDHFGKKRLDIAGPLMASSFATYFRKMAKDVRRVLQRQIDNNKPFDVAGAIRSCSQITQGMQYQLATGNWGKDKDGKVIRTGVAQVLNRLTYSSCLSHLRRLNTPLGREGKMAKPRQLHNTHWGMICPFETPEGQSVGLVKNLSLMCDISVGTSTNNIYEFLTEWGLESLDEVPPQLLNEKVKLFLNGKWVGCFNQIDNLIETLYELRRRCDISPEASIVRDVNSKEIKIFTDSGRAMRPLYVVKNVGGKNKLKLTKEHIRNATKYPDKYNWDYFIQEGIIEYIDCEEEETTMISMFIDDLKTGTGYYNNYTHCEIHPSLILGVCASIIPFSDHNQSPRNTYQSAMSKQAMGIYVTNFNIRLDTLAHLLYYPQKPLVCTKATEYLHFKDLPAGINAIVAIMCYTGYNQEDSLIMNQSSIDRGLFRSVFYRTYTSEEKQQGSLIIESFEKPSVRVVKGLKRGDYTKLEDDGLIAPGIRVLGDDIIIGKVSPSIDDEEDIIIQKKIPNASLTTSNNKNIYDTTVGSDNISSSSSVMGSPSYTSSMLDVGSEPNGNERYTSGSSSVGSDTASRINSVSGQSHTTLVSGAESDRYGSTAGATIREDVEVPTLTIRTTSAMKQYKKDCSLSIRSNENGVIDTVMLSSNSRGNKFAKVKVRSVRIPQIGDKFASRHGQKGTIGITYRMEDMPFTSDGTFPDIIMNPHAVPSRMTIGHLVECLAGKVAAIEGGEGDATPFSKITVQEISERLHRLGYEKYGNDILYNGHNGRMLKSKIFIGPTFYQRLKHMVEDKIHARSRGPLTMITRQPTEGRSRDGGLRFGEMERDCMISHGSAKMLKERLFEESDAYRVHVCDNCGLSCVADINKNAYECTICNSKTNISQIYIPYACKLLFQELMTMAIYPKLVLEDM from the exons ATGCAtgttaaaattgaaaaccCGTATCCCCGCCCTGATTTTATGAAGCCAG ACCCAGGCATTGAAGATCTAAGTGACAAAGATGATGACGATCAAATCAACGAAGAAGATAGTTGGGTTGTTATAGGGTCCTTTTTTGGGAGTCATGGTTTAGTGAATCAACAAATTGAAAGTTATAACGATTTTATAGAATATAGAATGCAAGAAATAATAGATGAACATCCACATATTGAAATAAAACCTCAACCACAATATAGACCTgataaagatgaaaatacaaatataatatattctttgAAATTCGGTCAGCTATCATTAGATAGACCATTTTTTGATGAAAAGAATttagttaataaaaatttatggcCTCAAGAAGCCAGATTAAGAAACTTAACTTATTCATctgctatatatattgacaTAGAGCAAAGTACATATATGATTGATGAAActacaaaaaaacaaattttaaaagaaaagttTGTATATGAACGTATAAATTTAGGTAGAATACCTCTTATGCTTAAATCTATGTTTTGTTGGACAAAGGGCTTGCcagaaaatgatatttcAGATATGGGGGAGTGTAGTTTAGATCAAGGTggttattttattgttaatGGTGGTGAGAAAGTTTTAGTTGCTCAAGAAAGAATggcaaataattttatatatgtatttaaaaaaaagcattCTTCAAAATTTGGATGGATTGCAGAAATTCGATCTCAAATGGAAAAATCACAAGCTACATCTGGTTTTTCtgtaaaaatgaaaacaaaatcGGGTTCTAGAAGTGGTGGTTCTGGAAGATCAAGTGGTGGATTACTTGTTGCTACATTACCATATATAAGAACCGAAATATCAGTCGGAATATTATTTAGGGCATTAGGTTGTACTTCGGATAGAGATATATTACAACGTATTGTATATGACTTTAATGACAAAATGATGATTAACATAATGAGAGAAACATTAGAGGAATGTATTGATTATCCTACACAAGATATATGCTTAGATTATATCGGAAAAAGAGGACCAACAGTTGGTGCATCAAGAGATAAAAGAattttatatgcaaaaGAATTGTTACGTAAAGAGGTATTACCACATATGGGTACAGGAGCCGGTGTTGAAAGTAAAAAATCTTATTTTATTGGATACATGATAAATAGATTATTATTAGCTGAATTAGGAAGAATTAAAGAAGATGATAGAGATCACTTTGGAAAGAAAAGATTAGATATAGCTGGTCCACTTATGGCAAGTAGTTTTGCTACTTACTTTAGAAAGATGGCAAAAGATGTAAGAAGAGTATTACAAAGACAAATAGATAATAACAAACCTTTTGATGTAGCTGGAGCAATAAGAAGCTGTTCACAAATAACACAAGGAATGCAATATCAACTAGCTACAGGAAATTGGGGTAAGGATAAAGATGGAAAAGTTATAAGAACAGGAGTAGCTCAAGTGTTAAACCGATTAACATATTCTTCATGTTTATCACATTTAAGAAGGTTGAACACACCATTAGGTAGAGAAGGAAAAATGGCGAAACCAAGACAATTACATAATACCCATTGGGGTATGATATGTCCTTTTGAAACACCAGAAGGTCAATCTGTTGGTttagtaaaaaatttatcttTAATGTGTGATATAAGTGTTGGTACATCTacgaataatatatatgaatttttaacAGAATGGGGTCTAGAATCATTAGATGAAGTACCACCACAATTATTGAATGAAAAAgtgaaattatttttaaatggaaAATGGGTTGGTTGTTTTAATCAAATAGATAACTTAATAGAAACTTTGTACGAATTACGAAGAAGATGTGATATATCACCAGAAGCATCAATTGTTAGAGATGTGAATagtaaagaaataaaaatttttacagATTCAGGTCGAGCTATGAGACCATTATATGTAGTAAAAAATGTAGGaggtaaaaataaattaaaactaACAAAAGAGCATATTAGAAATGCTACAAAATATCCAGATAAATATAACTGGgattattttatacaagAAGGTATTATTGAATATATAGATTgtgaagaagaagaaacaACTATGATAAGTATGTTTATAGACGATTTAAAAACTGGGACTggttattataataattatacacACTGTGAAATACATCCATCTTTAATTCTAGGTGTTTGTGCATCTATTATTCCATTTAGTGATCATAATCAAAGTCCTCGTAATACATATCAAAGTGCAATGAGTAAACAAGCAATGGGAATTTATgtaacaaattttaatatacgGTTAGATACGTTAGCTCATTTGCTATATTATCCACAAAAACCATTAGTATGTACAAAAGCTACagaatatttacattttaaagATTTACCAGCTGGAATAAATGCAATTGTAGCAATTATGTGTTATACAGGATACAATCAAGAAGATAGTTTGATCATGAATCAATCATCCATTGATCGGGGGTTATTTAGAAGTGTTTTTTATCGTACTTATACTAGTGAAGAAAAACAACAAGGTAGTTTAATTATTGAATCGTTTGAAAAACCATCTGTAAGAGTAGTAAAAGGATTGAAGAGAGGtgattatacaaaattagaGGATGATGGTTTGATAGCACCTGGAATTCGGGTTCTTGGTGATGATATTATAATTGGGAAAGTATCTCCAAGTATTgatgatgaagaagatataataattcaaaaaaaaattcctAATGCTTCTTTAACCACatctaataataaaaatatttatgatacTACAGTTGGTAGTGATAATATTAGTAGTAGTTCTAGTGTGATGGGAAGTCCATCTTATACTTCTAGTATGTTAGATGTAGGTTCTGAACCCAATGGAAATGAAAGATATACATCTGGTAGTAGTAGTGTTGGAAGTGATACTGCATCTAGAATCAATTCAGTGTCAGGACAATCACATACTACATTAGTATCAGGAGCAGAAAGCGATAGATATGGTAGTACTGCCGGTGCTACTATTAGAGAAGATGTAGAAGTGCCGACATTAACTATTCGAACAACTAGCGCAATgaaacaatataaaaaagattgTTCTTTAAGTATACgatcaaatgaaaatggtGTTATAGATACAGTTATGTTATCATCAAATAGTAGAGGTAATAAATTTGCTAAAGTAAAAGTACGATCAGTTAGAATACCTCAAATCGGAGATAAGTTTGCAAGTAGGCATGGACAAAAAGGTACAATCGGTATAACCTATAGAATGGAAGATATGCCATTTACATCTGATGGTACATTTCctgatattattatgaaccCACATGCAGTTCCATCTCGTATGACTATCGGGCATTTAGTTGAATGCTTAGCTGGTAAGGTAGCTGCTATTGAAGGAGGAGAAGGAGATGCAACTccattttctaaaattacAGTTCAAGAAATTTCGGAACGTTTACATAGATTAGGTTATGAAAAATACggtaatgatatattatataatgggCATAATGGTAGAATGCTAAAatctaaaatatttataggaCCAACATTTTATCAAAGATTAAAACATATGGTGGAAGATAAAATACATGCCAGAAGTAGAGGACCTCTAACTATGATTACAAGACAACCAACAGAAGGAAGATCAAGAGATGGTGGTTTAAGATTTGGAGAAATGGAAAGAGATTGTATGATATCTCATGGATCTGCTAAAATGTTAAAGGAACGTTTATTTGAAGAAAGTGATGCATATCGTGTTCATGTTTGTGATAATTGTGGTTTATCCTGTGTAgcagatataaataaaaatgcttATGAATGTACTATATGTAATAGTAAGACAAATATTtcacaaatttatattccaTATGCATGTAAGTTACTTTTTCAAGAACTAATGACAATGGCAATATATCCGAAGCTTGTTCTCGAAGATATGTAA